The genomic region CTACGGGAATAATCGTCTTCTGATACGAATGACCGCAAAATTTCATGGGATGGTGAAGAAACACAATTATTTCAATTCCCTACGGGAATTATCGTCTTCTGATACCAAGGCGGATCAGACGGTGGCCATCGTGAACTCCTTATTTCAATTCCCTACGGGAATTATCGTCTTCTGATAACATCCTGCTGGCAACCTACGGAAACTGGTAACTCATTTCAATTCCCTACGGGAATTATCGTCTTCTGATACGATAAGTCGCGCGAGCAGGTCCACTCTCCACTGCGTTTATTTCAATTCCCTACGGGAATTATCGTCTTCTGATACACTGACCCGCCCCGTCTCTGCGCAGGGTTATTTCAACCATTTCAATTCCCTACGGGAATTATCGTCTTCTGATACGCGATGACCGAGAACAATCGTAAATGGTGGGCAGAATAATTTCAATTCCCTACGGGAATTATCGTCTTCTGATACAGCTACCGGCGGGAGATCGCCAAGCGGCGAATGGCGGCGAATTTCAATTCCCTACGGGAATTATCGTCTTCTGATACATTTTGGCGGCCAACGTAATCACAGCGGCTACTACACATTTCAATTCCCTACGGGAATTATCGTCTTCTGATACCGCGCGCTAATCTAGCCCTTATCCCACGGGTCTTCCCGACCTCTTCCGCGAGCGAGTCCAATTCTAGCCCACAATTCATTGTCTTTTCACCGCCTTAACCCCCGCAAACCCCTGATTTCATTGGATCGAGCGACACCAGGGTTTTCTACCGACCATCGTCGCTCGCGAGAAGATCTACGACCAACCTCTAATAGAAAGACCTCGCTAGTATCATTCCCGCTGAACATGCTTCCCTATCGATTTGACCGATTCACTCAAAATTGCAGCCATCATCTATAATCATCCCAGGCCATCGCAGTGATATGCAAACTACGAAAAGTAACCCTGACCAAGCTATTAATCCCTTCTACAGAATCTTCCACAATTCCTGCTTTCGCCTACGCAAAGCCGTATTGCCTAAGCCATCGAAAGAAAAACAGGCTAGGGAGCATTTGTCCCATAGCCTGTTTTTTTGAAAAACATTCGGATTTAGGAGCGCAAGCCTTCCAGCCTACCCCCGCAGCCCCGCCTTCTGCTCCATGATCGCCCGCACCTTCAGCGGTAGGCCGAAGAGGTTGATGAAGCCTTCGGCGTCTTTCTGGTTGTAGACTTCGTCGCGGCCGAAGGTGGAGAATTCCTCGTTGTAGAGGGAGTAGGGCGACTTGGCGCCGGCGGGGGTGGCGCTACCCTTGTAGAGCTTCATGCGCACGGTGCCGGTGACGGTTTCCTGGGTCACGTTGACGAAGGCGTCGAGGGCTTCTCTGAGGGGGTGGTACCAGACGCCGTCATAGACGAGTTCGGCGTAGCGGAGGGCGACCTGCTCCTTGTAGTGCATGGTGGCCCGGTCGAGGCAGAGGTACTCCAGTTCGCGGTGGGCGGCGTAGAGGACGGTGCCGGCCGGGGTTTCATAGACGCCGCGGGACTTCATGCCGACGAGGCGGTTCTCCACCATGTCGCAGATGCCCACGCCATGGGCGGCGGCGATGGCGTTCAGTTTTTCGATCATCTCGACGGGGCCGAGGGCCTCGCCGTTCAGTTTGACAGGGATGCCCTTTTCAAACTCCAGTTCCACGTACTCCGGCTTGTCCGGCGCTTGTTCGGGCGCGGTGCAGATCATAAACAGGTCGTTCTGGGGTTCGTTCCAGGGATCTTCCAGGTCGGCCCCTTCGTGGCTCAGGTGCCAGAGGTTGCGGTCCATCGAGTAGGGGCGG from Heliomicrobium undosum harbors:
- a CDS encoding argininosuccinate synthase, which codes for MSKKIVLAYSGGLDTSIIIPWLKENYGYEVIAMAADLGQGEELAPLNEKAIKTGATKLYIEDVKEEFVTGFIWPTLKAGAVYEGKYLLGTSFARPLIAKRLVEIARAEGAEAIAHGATGKGNDQVRFELTVKALAPDLKIVAPWREWDIRSREDAIDYANARNIPVPVKKDRPYSMDRNLWHLSHEGADLEDPWNEPQNDLFMICTAPEQAPDKPEYVELEFEKGIPVKLNGEALGPVEMIEKLNAIAAAHGVGICDMVENRLVGMKSRGVYETPAGTVLYAAHRELEYLCLDRATMHYKEQVALRYAELVYDGVWYHPLREALDAFVNVTQETVTGTVRMKLYKGSATPAGAKSPYSLYNEEFSTFGRDEVYNQKDAEGFINLFGLPLKVRAIMEQKAGLRG